DNA from Pseudomonas putida:
CTTGCCTTGCCAGGCTTCGGTCAGCACGCAACCCAGCAGCAGGCCGACACCACGCACCTGGGTGAACAGGTTGTACTTCTGGCCGATCTGCTCCAGGCGGGTTTTGAAGCGTTCGTGCTTGGCCTTGATGCCGGCCAGGGTTTGCGGGGTGTTGATAACGTCCAGCACCGCACAGGCAACGGCGCAGCCCAGTGGGTTGCCGCCATAGGTGGTGCCGTGGGTGCCAACGGCCAGGTGCTTGGCCAGCTCGGTGGTGGTCAGCATGGCACCGATCGGGAAGCCGCCGCCCAGGCTCTTGGCGCTGGTCAGGATGTCCGGGGTCACGCCGTAATGCTGGTAGGCATACAGCGAGCCGGTGCGGCCCACGCCAGTCTGCACTTCGTCGAAGATCAGCAGGGCGTTGTGCTCGTCACACAGCTTGCGCGCGCCTTCCAGGTAGGCCTTGTCGGCCGGCACCACGCCACTTTCGCCCTGGATCGGCTCGATCACCACGGCGCAGGTCTTATCGGAAATCTGCGCCTTCAGTGCTTCCAGGTCGTTGTAGGGCACGTGGCTGATACCGGTGATCTTCGGGCCGAAGCCGTCGGAGTACTTCGGCTGGCCACCGACGCTGACAGTGAACAGGGTGCGACCGTGGAAGCTGTTCACGGTGGCGATGATTTCGTGCTTTTCAGGGCCGAAGCGATCATGGGCAACGCGACGGGCCAGCTTGAAAGCAGCCTCGTTGGACTCGGCGCCAGAGTTGCAGAAGAACGCGCGGTCGGCAAAGGTAGCGTCCACCAGCTTATGAGCCAGGCGCAGGGCCGGCTCGTTGGTGAACACGTTGGATACATGCCAGAGGGTGTTGGCCTGTTCGGTCAGGGCCTTGACCAGTGCCGGATGGCAGTGACCCAGGGCGTTTACCGCGATACCACCGGCAAAGTCGATCAACTCGCGACCCGACTGGTCCCAGACGCGGGAACCCTCGCCTCGCACAGGAATGAAGGCCGCCGGAGAATAATTGGGAACCATGACCTGGTCGAAATCGGCACGTTGCACCGGGGCTTGCTCAACGGACATCTGAGTCTCCTGAAGAGGAACGCTGGCCTGGAAGTGGCGAGCGATGGGGGGATTGTAAGGACTGATCCGCGCCTGTCCTTGCGGCCAAGCGACAACTTGTTACAGCGCAAAACCCTGTTTGGACAAGGTTTTCGGCAATGCGACAAACACTGTCGCAATCGCGCAGTGTACGGGAGAGGGGGCTGGGTGAACGGGTGTTCACATAGGTTTGTGAGGGGCAGGATGTCCGGCGATGTTCGTCTGGCGCCTGTGAGATCGAGCGCTGCCTTCACCCCCAAGCCATACGCCCGGAATCCCCGAAAGATCAGCCTTTTTCGGCAGGCGCCGAACTCAGCTCGAACGGGCTGCTGCTGCGCCGCTGGTTACGGTCTTCCCGTGGCGTTGCACCAAAGAAGTTGCGATAGGCGCTGGAAAAATGCGGCCCCGAAGAGAAGCCACAAGACAACCCGATCTGAATGATCGACTTGCTGGTCTGCATCAGCATTTGCCGCGCCTTGTTCAGCCGCAGCTCCAAATAGTACTGGCTGGGCACGCGGTTCAGGTACTGCTTGAAAATGCGCTCCAACTGCCGACGCGACACGCAAACATGCTGGGCAATTTCGTCGGTGGTCAGCGGCTCTTCGATGTTGGCTTCCATCAGCAGCACTGCCTGAGTCAACTTGGGATGGCTGGACCCAGGCGGTTCTGCAGCGGAATTCGCTGGCGCTCGCCACCCTCGCGAATGCGCTCGACCACCAGCTCTTCCGACACCGCCCCGGCCAGTTCCGCCCCGTGATCGCGCGCCAGCACCGCCAACAGCAGGTCAGTCACGGCCATGCCGCCGCAGGCGCTCAGGCGGTCACGATCCCAATCGAACAAGTGGCTGGTGGCGATCACTTTAGGGAAGCGTTCGGCAAAATCATCTTGCCAGCGCCAGTGCACCGCAGCGCGGTAGCCATCGAGCAGCCCCAGCATTGCCAAGGGATACACCCCGGCAGACAGGCTGCCAATCATGCAGCCACTGCGCGCCAGCTGCTTGAGCGCCGCCGACAAGGCAGCCCCCATCGCCGCAGGCGGCTCGTCAGCCAGCAGAAACAGCTTGTGGCAGCCCTCCAGGCGGCCGGTCCACGGCTCGCCTGGTAGACGCCAGGCGCCATCCTGCGCGGGTTCAGCTTGCAGGAAAGACAACTCGTAGATCACATCCGGATGCACCCGCTGCGCCACCTGCAACACTTCCTCGGCCAGCGCCAGGGTCAAAGGCCTGGTGCTGGGCCAGATGAGAAAACCGATTCGCTGGGTGGTCATAGGGTGCGGTCCGAAACCTGAGGTCGTTCGAGTCTGTGCGCCGGGTCAGGCTGCGCTTGCCGCGCAGCATGCCCTATTCTGGTGCAAAAATGCAGCTTTTACTTCAGGCTGCCGGAGAGGAACTGCTTCAGGCGCTCCGACTGCGGGTTGGCCAACACTTCACGCGGGCAGCCGGTTTCTTCCACCAGGCCTTTGTGCAGGAACACCAGCTGGTTGGACACCTCTCGAGCAAAACCCATTTCGTGGGTCACCACCACCATGGTCCGGCCTTCCTGGGCCAGCGCCTGCATCACTTTGAGCACATCACCTACCAGCTCGGGGTCGAGCGCCGAGGTCGGCTCGTCGAACAGCATAACCTCCGGCTCCATCGCCAGCGCCCGGGCAATTGCCACACGTTGTTGCTCACCACCCGACATATGCCCAGGGAAAGCATCCTTGCGGTGAGCGACACCGACCTTGGCCAGGTAGTGCTCGGCCTTCTCCAGCGCCTCCTTGCGGCTCACGCCCAGCACGTGCACTGGGGCTTCGATGATGTTCTCCAGCGCGGTCATGTGCGACCACAGGTTGAAGTGCTGAAACACCATCGAAAGGCGCGAACGCATGCGCTGCAACTGACGCGGGTCGGCAGCCTTCAGCGCGCCGTCCTTGCCGGCGACCAGCTTGAGCTCTTCGTTGTTGAGCAGGATCTTGCCGGCGTGCGGCTGCTCCAGCAGGTTGATGCAGCGCAGGAAGGTCGACTTGCCTGATCCGCTGGAGCCGATGATGCTGATAACGTCGCCGGCCTTGGCCGCCAGAGAAACGCCCTTGAGCACTTCGTGGCTACCGTAGCGCTTGTGCAGGTCTTGGACTTCGAGTTTGTACATGCTGTCGATTCTCACAAAGCGGTCAGTGCTTGCGCGGCGCCAGGTAGCCGAGCCAGCGGCGTTCGGCCATCTTGAACAGGCGCACCAGGATGAAGGTCAGGCACAGGTAGAACACGCCCGCCGTGATATAGGCCTCGAAAGGCAGGTAGTACTGGGCATTGACCGTGCGTGCGGCACCGGTGATGTCGATCAGGGTAACGATCGACGCCAGG
Protein-coding regions in this window:
- a CDS encoding aspartate aminotransferase family protein, with amino-acid sequence MSVEQAPVQRADFDQVMVPNYSPAAFIPVRGEGSRVWDQSGRELIDFAGGIAVNALGHCHPALVKALTEQANTLWHVSNVFTNEPALRLAHKLVDATFADRAFFCNSGAESNEAAFKLARRVAHDRFGPEKHEIIATVNSFHGRTLFTVSVGGQPKYSDGFGPKITGISHVPYNDLEALKAQISDKTCAVVIEPIQGESGVVPADKAYLEGARKLCDEHNALLIFDEVQTGVGRTGSLYAYQHYGVTPDILTSAKSLGGGFPIGAMLTTTELAKHLAVGTHGTTYGGNPLGCAVACAVLDVINTPQTLAGIKAKHERFKTRLEQIGQKYNLFTQVRGVGLLLGCVLTEAWQGKAKDVLNAAEKEGVMVLQAGPDVVRFAPSLVVEDADIDAGLDRFERAVATLTQG
- a CDS encoding ABC transporter ATP-binding protein, which produces MYKLEVQDLHKRYGSHEVLKGVSLAAKAGDVISIIGSSGSGKSTFLRCINLLEQPHAGKILLNNEELKLVAGKDGALKAADPRQLQRMRSRLSMVFQHFNLWSHMTALENIIEAPVHVLGVSRKEALEKAEHYLAKVGVAHRKDAFPGHMSGGEQQRVAIARALAMEPEVMLFDEPTSALDPELVGDVLKVMQALAQEGRTMVVVTHEMGFAREVSNQLVFLHKGLVEETGCPREVLANPQSERLKQFLSGSLK